Proteins encoded by one window of Winogradskyella sp. PG-2:
- a CDS encoding TolC family protein has product MKKSIIIILLLFGVFAQAQNKKWTLKECVVYALENNISVKQSELDIEIADIEKLTAKGNFIPSLNAGAGVSENTGLSFNPITNNAQTTTFLSASGSINMGYTLFDGLRNIRQLQRADISKLSSQYRLDKMKDDISLFVANGYLTVILNKANLEVLRSQNDVTKEQIQRTQELVDAGSLPRGDLLEIRATDASEQQSIINAENNIQISLISLAQLLLIKDYENFDIEDEGYDIVDASIADKDISEILAKAKESRSEIKIAEQSVELAEMDLKIAKGANLPTLSAFFGYNTRYANTPGFIQQVDPNNPTVTQQIGTVQGTGQAVISEFPNTFAVEVAADPFIDQLYQNDGIGYGLNLNIPILNGFNTKGSIQRSKVSLERSKFQLEQAELDLESTVYQAYVDAKGALKSYEAAKLALESQQLAYNYAKERYDVGLTNAFDFSQSKLRFDNSKIELNRAKYDYIFKLKVLELYFGIPATELKF; this is encoded by the coding sequence ATGAAAAAATCAATCATAATAATATTACTTCTTTTTGGAGTTTTCGCACAGGCTCAAAATAAAAAGTGGACCCTCAAAGAGTGTGTTGTATATGCTTTAGAGAATAATATTTCAGTTAAGCAAAGTGAATTAGATATAGAGATTGCAGATATTGAGAAATTAACAGCTAAAGGAAACTTTATTCCTAGTCTAAATGCGGGAGCTGGTGTTTCAGAAAATACAGGTCTTAGTTTTAATCCTATAACTAACAATGCTCAAACTACAACCTTTTTGTCTGCTTCAGGAAGTATTAATATGGGTTATACTTTATTTGATGGTTTAAGAAACATCAGACAATTACAACGTGCAGATATTTCTAAACTTTCTAGTCAATATCGTTTAGATAAAATGAAAGATGATATTTCACTGTTTGTAGCCAATGGATATCTTACTGTAATACTCAATAAAGCTAATCTAGAGGTTTTAAGATCTCAAAATGATGTCACAAAAGAGCAAATTCAAAGAACACAAGAATTAGTTGATGCAGGCTCATTGCCAAGAGGTGACTTATTAGAAATTAGAGCAACAGATGCTAGTGAGCAGCAATCAATAATAAATGCAGAAAATAATATTCAAATATCATTAATCAGCTTAGCACAATTACTTTTAATTAAAGATTATGAAAATTTTGATATCGAGGATGAAGGTTATGACATTGTTGATGCTAGTATAGCAGATAAAGATATTTCTGAAATATTAGCAAAAGCTAAAGAATCTAGATCTGAAATAAAGATTGCAGAACAATCTGTAGAGTTAGCAGAAATGGATTTAAAGATTGCCAAAGGGGCAAATTTACCAACATTGTCTGCGTTTTTTGGATATAATACCAGATATGCTAATACACCAGGATTTATTCAGCAAGTAGATCCTAATAACCCAACGGTTACTCAGCAAATCGGTACAGTACAAGGTACAGGCCAAGCTGTTATCAGTGAATTTCCTAATACTTTTGCAGTAGAGGTAGCTGCGGACCCATTTATAGATCAATTATATCAAAATGATGGTATTGGATATGGCTTAAATCTTAATATTCCTATTTTAAATGGTTTTAATACTAAAGGAAGTATTCAAAGAAGTAAAGTCAGTTTAGAACGTTCTAAGTTTCAGTTAGAGCAAGCAGAATTAGATTTGGAGTCCACAGTGTACCAAGCTTATGTTGATGCTAAAGGAGCTTTAAAATCTTATGAGGCAGCCAAATTAGCATTAGAGTCACAACAATTAGCCTATAATTACGCCAAGGAGCGTTATGATGTAGGGTTAACAAATGCATTCGATTTTAGTCAATCTAAATTAAGATTCGATAATTCTAAAATTGAATTAAATCGTGCTAAGTACGATTATATTTTTAAGTTGAAGGTTCTTGAATTATATTTCGGAATACCAGCAACTGAATTAAAGTTTTAA
- the tsaB gene encoding tRNA (adenosine(37)-N6)-threonylcarbamoyltransferase complex dimerization subunit type 1 TsaB, which yields MAVVLNIETATTNCSVSLSKDGETLVLKEDNSKGYSHAETLHVFIDEVFKTSHITPSEIDAVAVSKGPGSYTGLRIGVSSAKGLCFALNKPLIAIDTLESLANQVNCEEGFIIPMLDARRMEVYSAIYNSQLELHREIKAEILTEESFKYLLSKSKVYFIGSGVEKTKSLIQHPNAIFINGKLPSANEMAVLAELKHQKSDTEDVAYFEPYYLKDFVALKKKN from the coding sequence ATGGCAGTTGTGCTAAACATAGAAACAGCAACCACAAATTGTTCTGTCTCTCTATCTAAAGATGGGGAGACTTTAGTTTTAAAAGAAGATAATAGCAAAGGTTACTCTCATGCAGAGACCTTACACGTTTTTATAGATGAGGTTTTTAAAACGTCTCATATTACCCCCTCAGAAATTGATGCTGTTGCTGTAAGTAAAGGTCCAGGTTCTTATACAGGACTTCGCATTGGGGTATCTTCCGCTAAAGGGCTATGTTTTGCATTGAACAAACCTTTAATTGCGATTGATACCTTAGAGAGTTTAGCGAATCAAGTGAATTGTGAAGAAGGTTTTATTATTCCAATGTTAGATGCAAGACGGATGGAAGTGTATTCAGCTATTTATAATTCACAGTTAGAGTTACATAGAGAGATTAAAGCTGAAATTTTAACAGAAGAAAGCTTTAAATACCTTCTCAGTAAAAGCAAAGTATATTTTATTGGTAGTGGTGTAGAAAAAACTAAAAGCTTAATTCAACATCCAAATGCTATTTTTATTAATGGGAAATTACCGTCTGCCAATGAAATGGCAGTTTTAGCCGAATTAAAACATCAAAAAAGCGACACTGAAGATGTCGCTTATTTTGAACCTTATTATTTAAAGGATTTTGTAGCTTTAAAAAAGAAGAATTAA
- a CDS encoding ABC transporter permease yields the protein MFNKDRWTEILEALNANKVRTFLTAFGVFWGITILVLLLALTNGLRNGVTADFGDFATNSMFMWTQGTSKPYKGLPKSRNFNYKFDDVAAIKAADPEIKYVSPRNQLGGYNGANNVIKGTKTGAFQIYGDYPEFIKQKPMDILEGRFISYSDINAKRKICVIGPDVVKGLYNKNEDVIGSYIKINGVNFMVAGTFKITNSQGDSEEEANTIFIPFSTFNQAFNYGDVVGWMAITATDKISITDVKERIFSLMRDRHTIHPEDVRAIGHFDLSEQFGRVNGLFDILSIVGYFVGALVLLSGIIGISNIMLIVVKERTKEIGVRRALGATPWTIKGQILQESLILTILSGMVGISFAALVIWGMNAILDSVGPVENFANPSVSMQVVFTALIILVVSGLLAGLIPANSATKMKPVDALRIE from the coding sequence ATGTTTAATAAAGACCGTTGGACAGAAATATTGGAAGCATTAAATGCTAATAAAGTAAGAACTTTTCTTACTGCATTCGGGGTATTTTGGGGTATAACTATTTTAGTGCTCCTCTTAGCTTTAACGAATGGGTTGAGAAATGGTGTCACCGCAGATTTTGGCGATTTTGCTACTAATTCCATGTTTATGTGGACACAAGGAACATCAAAACCATACAAAGGATTGCCAAAATCAAGAAATTTTAATTACAAGTTTGATGATGTCGCTGCAATAAAAGCGGCCGATCCAGAAATTAAATACGTATCTCCCAGAAATCAATTAGGTGGTTATAATGGAGCAAATAATGTTATAAAGGGAACAAAAACAGGCGCCTTTCAGATTTATGGAGATTACCCAGAGTTTATAAAGCAAAAGCCGATGGATATTCTTGAAGGTCGTTTTATAAGTTACTCTGATATAAATGCGAAGCGCAAAATTTGTGTTATTGGTCCAGATGTTGTAAAAGGACTTTATAATAAAAATGAAGATGTTATAGGATCTTACATAAAAATTAATGGCGTTAACTTCATGGTAGCCGGAACGTTTAAAATTACAAATAGCCAAGGTGATTCAGAGGAAGAAGCTAATACTATCTTTATTCCATTCTCAACTTTTAATCAGGCATTTAATTACGGTGATGTAGTAGGATGGATGGCGATTACAGCAACGGATAAAATAAGTATTACTGATGTTAAAGAGCGTATTTTTTCTTTAATGCGAGATAGACATACCATTCACCCTGAAGATGTAAGAGCAATAGGTCATTTTGACTTATCTGAGCAGTTCGGTAGAGTTAATGGACTTTTTGATATTTTATCTATTGTAGGCTATTTTGTCGGAGCTTTAGTTCTATTGTCTGGAATCATTGGTATTAGTAATATCATGCTTATTGTAGTCAAAGAACGTACTAAAGAAATAGGAGTGAGGCGTGCTTTAGGTGCTACACCATGGACAATAAAAGGTCAAATATTACAAGAAAGTTTAATACTCACTATTTTATCTGGTATGGTAGGTATTTCATTTGCAGCATTAGTTATTTGGGGAATGAATGCTATTTTGGATAGTGTTGGACCAGTAGAAAATTTCGCAAATCCAAGTGTAAGTATGCAAGTGGTATTTACAGCATTAATCATATTAGTAGTTTCAGGTTTATTAGCAGGATTAATTCCTGCAAACAGTGCCACTAAAATGAAACCTGTTGACGCTTTAAGAATTGAATAA
- a CDS encoding efflux RND transporter periplasmic adaptor subunit, whose protein sequence is MKRTTTIIVLILIVLVFGSSLYYLWAKNQEDPVTYTTEKASTETIVLKTVATGSIVPKEEVLIKPNISGVIEEVYIEAGEYVQQGDLIAKIRVIPNVSSLASAKNNIASNRTALQTAEINYKTQKAIYDRQKELFDKGVIAANEFDQVNNTFLQAKQSVEQARIDVTQSRQNYDIIKTGTTSGLGNIAQTQVRATVAGMVLDVPVKAGNQVIEANNFNEGTSIASLADVKKMIFEGKVDESEVGKIKEDLPLEITVGAIENEKFDAVLDYIAPKGVAENGAIQFEIKGTLKKIDSTFIRAGLSANASIILDKVENVLAIKEALVQYDSETKKPFVEIAVGDQKFERRDIELGLSNGIFVEVKKGISDSDEIKVWNQLQGPPAYGQQ, encoded by the coding sequence ATGAAAAGAACTACAACCATTATTGTACTGATATTAATAGTCCTTGTATTTGGAAGCTCTTTATATTATTTGTGGGCAAAAAATCAAGAAGACCCAGTAACATATACTACCGAAAAAGCTTCAACTGAAACTATAGTGTTAAAAACAGTAGCGACAGGAAGTATAGTGCCAAAAGAAGAGGTATTGATTAAACCAAATATCTCAGGTGTTATTGAAGAAGTTTATATTGAAGCTGGTGAATATGTACAACAAGGAGATTTAATTGCAAAGATTAGAGTTATTCCTAATGTATCATCTTTAGCTAGTGCAAAGAATAATATTGCATCAAATAGAACAGCATTACAAACTGCAGAAATCAATTACAAAACTCAAAAAGCAATTTACGATCGCCAGAAAGAATTGTTTGATAAAGGTGTGATTGCAGCGAATGAATTCGATCAAGTAAACAACACCTTTTTGCAAGCAAAACAGAGTGTAGAACAGGCTAGAATTGATGTGACCCAATCAAGACAGAATTATGATATTATAAAAACAGGAACCACGTCTGGTTTAGGAAATATTGCGCAAACACAAGTAAGGGCTACTGTTGCAGGAATGGTTTTAGATGTGCCAGTAAAAGCTGGGAATCAAGTGATAGAAGCGAATAACTTTAATGAAGGAACATCAATTGCTTCTCTCGCTGATGTAAAGAAAATGATTTTTGAAGGCAAGGTAGATGAAAGCGAAGTTGGTAAAATAAAAGAAGATCTACCATTAGAAATCACTGTTGGTGCCATAGAAAATGAAAAATTTGATGCGGTTTTAGATTATATAGCACCAAAAGGCGTTGCAGAAAACGGTGCTATTCAATTTGAAATTAAGGGCACACTTAAAAAAATTGATTCCACTTTTATTAGAGCAGGTCTTAGTGCTAATGCGTCCATTATTTTAGATAAAGTAGAAAATGTGCTAGCTATTAAAGAAGCCTTAGTACAATACGATTCAGAAACAAAAAAACCTTTCGTTGAAATCGCAGTTGGAGATCAGAAATTTGAACGTCGTGATATAGAATTAGGACTAAGTAATGGTATCTTTGTTGAAGTAAAAAAGGGGATATCAGATTCTGATGAGATAAAGGTATGGAATCAACTTCAAGGGCCTCCAGCATATGGGCAACAATAA
- a CDS encoding SCO family protein, with the protein MSKKSNYSYVGIAFVVLVFGIIFIPKIIDRIGKDDITRDESRSDDVSKADKNLDKKSYKSDLVYIPNADGGNKKVPSFSFIDQEGKTITNEDYLGKVYVIEFFFTTCPTICPKMNRNLIEIQNEFKDFENFGVASFTINPEVDTPQVLKAYAINYGITNPNWHLMTGNEDTIYKLANEGFYLYTAINDEIIDGFEHSGNFALIDKKGFIRSRLKSPNNPLIYYNGIISEDEGIDDEGIPQEITILKEDIAKLLKE; encoded by the coding sequence ATGAGTAAGAAAAGCAATTATTCCTACGTAGGCATTGCATTTGTCGTTTTGGTTTTTGGGATAATTTTTATTCCTAAAATAATAGATCGAATCGGAAAAGATGATATCACTAGAGACGAGAGTCGAAGCGACGATGTATCTAAAGCTGATAAAAATCTTGATAAAAAATCATATAAGAGTGACTTGGTATATATTCCAAATGCAGATGGTGGAAATAAGAAAGTGCCTAGTTTTAGTTTTATAGACCAAGAAGGCAAAACAATTACTAATGAAGACTATTTAGGCAAAGTTTATGTTATAGAATTCTTTTTTACAACATGCCCAACAATTTGTCCAAAAATGAATCGTAACCTTATTGAAATTCAAAATGAGTTTAAAGATTTTGAGAATTTTGGTGTAGCATCATTTACAATTAATCCAGAAGTTGATACACCACAAGTCTTAAAAGCTTATGCAATTAATTATGGAATTACAAACCCTAATTGGCATTTAATGACAGGTAATGAAGATACTATTTATAAATTAGCTAATGAAGGATTTTACCTTTACACAGCAATAAACGACGAAATTATCGATGGTTTTGAACATTCAGGAAACTTTGCTCTAATTGATAAGAAAGGTTTTATAAGATCTAGACTTAAATCACCAAATAACCCATTAATATACTATAATGGAATTATTTCTGAAGATGAAGGAATAGATGATGAAGGTATTCCACAAGAGATTACAATTTTAAAAGAAGATATAGCTAAACTATTAAAAGAATAA
- a CDS encoding efflux RND transporter periplasmic adaptor subunit has product MMSKTVKIIIVAVILLLVALIAGSKMGWFGKKGNFKEVTVKEVSLKDIVETVSATGKIQPEVEVKISSEVSGEILELPFKEGQQVKKGDLLVRVNPDLIQSAVNRSQASYQNVRAGLEQAEASLKQAKADYDRNKTLFEKGVISKADWDRAIASYETAEAGKNSAYYNVQSAAATVNEAKDNLNRTTIYAPMSGTVSLLNVELGERVVGTQQMAGTEILRVANLNNMEVEVDVNENDIVKVNIGDSTIVEVDAYLKKEFRGVVTEIANSAAGNLAADQVTNFKVKVRIIEESYKDLTEGKPDTYSPFRPGMTATVDVITKTRKDAISVPISAIVIKTDTSSTKKPYGKSSEIEEGSPKEEEKFECVFVNENGKAKLRVVKTGIQDDTNIEIVEGLSKDDKIITGPYNVVSKTLKPGDLIEEKSKKVKSSGDKEDE; this is encoded by the coding sequence ATTATGAGCAAAACAGTAAAAATTATCATTGTCGCTGTCATTCTTCTATTAGTCGCATTAATAGCAGGATCTAAGATGGGATGGTTCGGTAAAAAAGGAAATTTCAAAGAAGTTACGGTTAAAGAAGTATCTTTAAAAGATATTGTTGAAACCGTTTCCGCAACGGGTAAAATCCAACCAGAAGTTGAGGTTAAGATATCTTCAGAAGTCTCTGGTGAAATTTTAGAATTGCCTTTTAAAGAAGGACAACAAGTTAAAAAAGGAGACTTATTAGTTAGGGTAAATCCAGATTTAATTCAGTCGGCAGTAAATCGTTCGCAAGCCTCTTACCAAAATGTTAGAGCAGGCTTAGAACAAGCTGAAGCAAGTTTAAAACAAGCTAAGGCAGATTACGACAGAAACAAAACACTTTTTGAGAAAGGAGTCATTTCTAAGGCTGATTGGGATAGAGCTATTGCTTCTTATGAAACGGCTGAAGCAGGAAAAAATTCTGCATACTATAACGTTCAAAGTGCTGCTGCAACTGTTAATGAAGCTAAAGACAACTTAAATAGAACAACAATTTATGCTCCAATGAGCGGCACAGTTTCACTTCTTAATGTTGAATTAGGAGAGCGCGTGGTTGGTACCCAACAAATGGCTGGTACTGAAATTTTACGTGTAGCAAACCTTAATAATATGGAAGTTGAAGTAGATGTTAATGAAAATGATATTGTAAAGGTTAATATCGGAGATTCTACAATTGTTGAAGTAGATGCTTATTTAAAGAAAGAATTTAGAGGTGTAGTTACTGAAATTGCAAACTCCGCTGCAGGAAATTTGGCTGCCGATCAAGTGACTAACTTTAAAGTAAAAGTTAGAATTATTGAAGAATCATATAAAGATTTAACTGAAGGGAAGCCAGATACGTATTCTCCTTTTAGACCAGGAATGACAGCTACAGTAGATGTGATTACTAAGACAAGAAAGGATGCAATTTCGGTACCAATTAGCGCTATAGTAATTAAAACAGACACAAGTTCAACTAAGAAACCTTATGGTAAATCATCGGAAATTGAAGAAGGTTCTCCAAAAGAGGAAGAGAAATTTGAATGTGTTTTTGTTAATGAAAATGGAAAAGCTAAACTAAGAGTTGTAAAAACAGGAATTCAAGATGATACCAATATAGAAATAGTTGAAGGGTTGTCGAAAGATGATAAAATAATTACTGGTCCTTATAATGTAGTTTCTAAGACATTGAAGCCAGGAGATCTTATTGAAGAAAAAAGTAAAAAGGTAAAATCGTCTGGAGATAAAGAAGACGAATAA
- a CDS encoding mechanosensitive ion channel family protein, with the protein MDTQQWIDKGYNVIVEFAPKIIAAILIWIIGSWIIKVIKNVLRKTLNKGDYDESLKKFLLNLINWVLKIVLIVVILGTVGIETTSFAAILAAAGLAIGMALQGSLGNFAGGVLLMIFKPIKIGDLIEAQGELGVVKEIEIFTTKLLTPTNKEVIIPNGALSNGNIVNYSTEGKLRVDLTFGVGYDSDIKQTKEVLLKVLTSNPKVFKDPAPTVNVSELADSSVNFAVRPWCTVADYWDVYFDTHENAKEALDAAGIEIPYPHAVEIQKEG; encoded by the coding sequence ATGGACACACAACAATGGATTGACAAAGGCTACAACGTAATAGTTGAGTTTGCACCAAAAATTATTGCTGCTATTCTTATATGGATAATTGGTAGCTGGATTATCAAAGTAATTAAAAATGTTCTAAGAAAAACTTTGAATAAGGGAGATTACGATGAAAGTTTAAAGAAGTTTCTGTTAAATCTAATCAATTGGGTTTTAAAAATTGTTCTTATAGTTGTAATACTTGGCACTGTAGGTATAGAAACCACATCGTTTGCCGCTATTCTTGCTGCTGCTGGTCTTGCTATAGGTATGGCATTACAAGGCTCGCTAGGTAATTTTGCAGGTGGCGTTTTACTGATGATTTTTAAGCCTATAAAAATAGGTGATCTTATTGAAGCGCAAGGTGAACTTGGGGTTGTAAAAGAGATTGAAATTTTTACAACTAAACTTTTAACGCCAACAAATAAAGAAGTTATTATTCCTAATGGTGCATTATCTAATGGGAATATTGTAAACTATTCTACGGAAGGAAAACTACGTGTAGACTTAACTTTTGGAGTAGGTTATGATTCTGATATCAAACAAACTAAAGAAGTATTATTAAAAGTTCTGACATCTAATCCAAAGGTGTTTAAGGATCCTGCACCAACAGTAAACGTATCTGAATTGGCAGATAGTTCTGTAAACTTTGCGGTTAGACCATGGTGTACAGTTGCAGATTACTGGGATGTATATTTTGACACACACGAAAACGCAAAAGAAGCTCTTGATGCTGCAGGAATTGAAATTCCTTATCCACATGCAGTAGAAATACAAAAAGAGGGTTAA
- a CDS encoding ABC transporter permease has product MFNIERWQEIFETLRKNKLRTFLTGLSVASGIFILVVLLGFSSGIENGVTSEFQQDATNEISVRTRITTKGYKGLNPGRRIQLKDEDFTNLSSTYDDNLEYRSASYSIWGGQITHKNESGNYRVRGVMPDEQFIENADMVSGRFLNYSDINEGKKVAVIGNKVKTDLFKGKDPINKDIAIWGINFKVIGVYTDPGGEREESNVFLPLTTVQRSFNGGDNIRDMSFTVKMSDNFQEAVELSKNLSLAIENDLKKKHIVAPDDVAAIRVNNTLEEAKKIYSLIDTIKAVFWFIGIGTIIAGVVGVGNIMIIIVKERTKEIGIRKALGAEPMSIIAMILQEAVFVTMFSGLFGLIFGLGLLELVGPQVDSPFIKFPQVDFNTAIITVFILVAAGALAGFLPAYRAAKIKPIVALRDE; this is encoded by the coding sequence ATGTTTAACATAGAACGCTGGCAAGAAATATTCGAAACACTAAGGAAGAATAAGTTAAGGACTTTCTTAACCGGACTTTCCGTGGCTTCAGGTATTTTTATTTTAGTAGTTCTTTTAGGTTTTAGTTCTGGTATTGAAAACGGAGTTACGTCCGAATTTCAGCAGGATGCAACTAATGAAATCAGTGTTAGAACCCGAATAACAACAAAAGGCTATAAAGGATTGAATCCAGGAAGACGTATTCAACTCAAAGATGAAGATTTTACTAATCTATCTTCTACCTATGATGATAATCTCGAATATCGTTCCGCAAGTTATAGCATTTGGGGAGGGCAAATTACACATAAAAACGAATCCGGAAATTATAGGGTAAGAGGTGTTATGCCAGATGAGCAATTCATTGAGAATGCTGATATGGTTAGTGGTCGCTTTTTGAATTATTCAGACATTAACGAAGGGAAAAAGGTTGCTGTAATTGGTAATAAAGTAAAGACAGATTTATTTAAAGGAAAGGATCCAATAAATAAAGATATAGCGATATGGGGAATTAATTTTAAAGTTATAGGTGTCTATACTGACCCTGGTGGTGAACGTGAAGAGAGTAATGTTTTTTTACCGTTAACTACCGTTCAGCGTTCTTTTAATGGAGGTGATAATATTAGAGATATGTCGTTTACTGTGAAAATGTCAGATAACTTTCAAGAAGCGGTAGAATTATCAAAAAATTTATCATTAGCAATTGAAAATGATTTGAAGAAAAAACATATTGTTGCACCAGACGATGTAGCTGCGATTAGAGTAAATAATACACTTGAAGAAGCCAAGAAAATCTATTCACTGATTGATACTATAAAAGCAGTGTTTTGGTTTATTGGAATAGGGACTATTATAGCTGGCGTTGTCGGTGTAGGTAATATTATGATTATAATAGTTAAAGAGCGTACCAAAGAAATAGGAATAAGAAAAGCTTTAGGTGCAGAGCCTATGTCAATAATCGCTATGATTTTGCAAGAAGCTGTTTTTGTAACTATGTTTTCAGGATTATTTGGATTAATATTCGGTTTAGGACTTTTAGAGTTGGTTGGTCCGCAGGTGGATAGCCCTTTTATAAAATTTCCTCAAGTTGATTTTAATACAGCAATTATAACTGTGTTTATTTTAGTTGCTGCAGGTGCTTTAGCAGGATTTTTACCAGCATATAGAGCTGCCAAGATAAAACCCATTGTAGCATTAAGAGACGAATAA
- a CDS encoding cytochrome C oxidase subunit IV family protein, with protein sequence MAHEHKLEIFRGLWKFKSNTQKIWGVLVFLTIITAIEVVLGIYKPDVLMTPLMSPFEGGFMATLGNIFFSPIIYMKSLNFIFIVLTLVKAYYITWDFMHMRDETGAMRKMVVWTAVFLICYLMFILLQEGGYVFGVYNAEDALIKRDF encoded by the coding sequence ATGGCACACGAACATAAATTAGAAATATTTAGAGGGCTTTGGAAATTTAAGTCTAATACTCAAAAAATTTGGGGAGTGTTAGTATTCTTAACAATAATAACTGCAATAGAAGTAGTATTAGGTATTTATAAGCCAGATGTATTAATGACACCATTAATGTCACCTTTTGAAGGTGGTTTTATGGCAACTCTGGGGAATATATTTTTCTCACCAATTATATATATGAAGTCCTTAAACTTCATATTTATTGTATTGACACTAGTAAAAGCCTATTATATCACATGGGATTTTATGCACATGAGAGATGAAACAGGTGCGATGCGTAAGATGGTAGTATGGACTGCTGTTTTTCTTATCTGTTACTTAATGTTTATTTTATTACAAGAGGGTGGATATGTGTTTGGAGTTTATAATGCGGAAGACGCTTTAATAAAAAGAGATTTTTAA
- a CDS encoding ABC transporter ATP-binding protein → MIQIKDLHKSYHMGSNSLHVLKGINFDVKEGELVSIMGSSGSGKSTLLNILGMLDEADIGSYVLDNVPIKNLNEKIAARYRNEFLGFVFQSFNLINYKSAADNVALPLFYQGLPRKERIEKAEHYLEKVGLAQWSHHLPSELSGGQKQRVAIARALASEPKVLLADEPTGALDTKTSYEVMELIQGINDEGKTILVVTHEDDIAHMTKRIVNLKDGVIIDDSAVEQVIAKQYV, encoded by the coding sequence ATGATACAAATAAAAGATTTGCATAAATCTTATCACATGGGAAGTAATTCTCTCCATGTTTTAAAAGGGATTAACTTTGATGTAAAAGAAGGTGAGTTAGTGTCTATAATGGGTTCTTCTGGCTCAGGGAAATCTACATTACTTAATATTTTAGGAATGTTAGACGAAGCAGATATAGGAAGTTATGTCCTAGATAATGTTCCTATCAAAAACCTCAATGAAAAAATAGCAGCACGTTACAGGAATGAATTTTTAGGATTCGTTTTTCAATCTTTTAACTTAATTAATTACAAATCGGCTGCAGACAATGTAGCGTTACCATTATTCTATCAAGGATTACCAAGGAAGGAGCGTATTGAAAAGGCTGAACATTATCTCGAAAAAGTAGGTTTAGCTCAGTGGTCACATCATTTGCCTAGTGAACTTTCTGGTGGACAAAAACAGCGTGTAGCTATTGCAAGAGCATTAGCAAGTGAGCCAAAAGTGTTACTAGCTGATGAGCCAACAGGTGCTTTAGATACCAAAACATCTTATGAGGTTATGGAGTTAATTCAAGGTATTAATGATGAAGGTAAAACTATTTTAGTGGTAACCCACGAAGATGATATTGCACACATGACAAAACGTATCGTTAACCTCAAAGATGGAGTGATTATAGATGATAGTGCAGTAGAACAAGTTATAGCAAAGCAATATGTTTAA
- a CDS encoding DUF420 domain-containing protein, with translation MDTIEKEKKYNKWIVALSIIIPLAVAALFGVNLKKLGFDVEPLNFLPPIYATINGLTAIVLAVAVIAIKRKNRKLHERLMKFAIMLSIAFLLMYIAYHMTSDSTKFGDEGYIKYVYYFILITHIVLSIIIIPFVLITYVRAITNNIERHKKIAKITFPLWLYVAVTGVIVYIMISPYYA, from the coding sequence ATGGATACAATAGAAAAAGAAAAGAAATATAATAAGTGGATAGTAGCGCTTTCGATTATAATTCCATTAGCAGTAGCAGCTCTATTTGGAGTTAATTTAAAAAAATTAGGTTTTGATGTCGAACCTCTCAATTTTTTACCTCCAATATATGCTACAATAAACGGATTAACGGCCATTGTTTTAGCAGTTGCTGTAATAGCTATTAAAAGGAAGAACAGAAAACTACATGAACGATTAATGAAGTTTGCTATTATGTTATCTATAGCTTTCTTGCTAATGTATATTGCATATCATATGACTAGCGATTCAACTAAATTTGGTGATGAGGGCTATATCAAATATGTTTATTACTTTATTTTAATAACGCATATCGTGCTCTCAATTATTATTATTCCATTTGTATTAATTACTTACGTAAGAGCAATAACCAATAATATTGAGCGGCATAAAAAGATTGCGAAAATTACATTTCCACTATGGTTGTACGTTGCTGTAACAGGAGTTATTGTATATATCATGATTTCACCATATTATGCATAA